The Cryptomeria japonica chromosome 6, Sugi_1.0, whole genome shotgun sequence genomic interval CCCTCTCATTGTTTCAGTCAGGGGTGCACAAATGCTACTGAAGtttctaatgaacttcctatagaaactATCCAAACCATGGAAAGATCTCACTCCAGTAGCAGTCCTTGGGATAGGCCATTCCAAAATAGTCTTCACCTTCTCTAGGTCCATCTTAAGACCTTCTGTCGAGACAACAAACCCCAAGTACACTAACTCCTCCTTCACAAAAGTACACTTCTTCAAATTAATCAACAATTTCTCCTCTCTCAACTTCTCAAAAACTCTATGGATATATATCAAATGCTCCTCCAATGTCTTgctgaaaatcaaaatatcattgaggtacacaataataaacttacccaaaaATTCTTTTAATACCTCGTTCATGAGCCGCATGAATGTGCtcggtgcattggttagcccaaaaggcatgactaaccacTCATACAAGCCTTCTTTGGTTTTGAAGGCGGTCTTCCATTCGTCCCCCTCTCTAATCTGGATCTGGTGATATCCAatcttcagatcaatctttttGAAGTGCTCCACTCCACTCAAGCAGTCCATAAGGTCATCTATTCTTGGCGGGGGAAATCTGTACTTTATTGTTATCTTGTTTATGTCCCTAAAGTATGTACACATCctctattctccattcttctttggtGCAAGTACTACAGCTACCAGACATGGAATCAGACTCTCTCATATCAATTACTTCCTCAATAACTCTTGAACCTATTGGTCCAACTCTTCATTTTCTGGTAAAGTCATTCTATGGGCTGCCTTGTTTGACAAATTGGCTCCAAGGATcaagtcaatctgatgactaatctTACTCACAAGTGGTAAACCCTTAAGTACATTATCAAACATGATGTCCTGAAACTCATCCAACAAACCAGAAACTTCTACTGGCACCTCTACACTATCTTCTTTATCCACTCTATGAATTAAAGAAAAACACACAGGTTCATGTTTCATGCCTTCcaaaaatttccttccatccacaaaAAATATTCTGGAATTACTACATACCTTTTCTTCCACCTCCCTTAGTGGCTTCAACTTATGGAGAACTTCATCCTTTGTTAGGGTGTAGGTATTAGAATGACCATGATGTACACCACTCCTATCAAACTGCCATGGCTTTCCTAACAAcatgtgacatgcatccataggtatgATGTCACAGAGTACCTCATCATGGTAACTTCCAATCTTGAATTTCACCAAACATCGTTCATTGACAAAAACCTTGTGGTCATTTTGCAACCAAGATATCTGATACAACTACAGTTGTATTTCTCTCTTCAGCTTCAACTTTGTAACCATTTATTCAAACACTAGATTATTAGTGCTCCCATTGTCAATAATCACATTACAACATTTATCCTTACACTTGCATTGGGTACGAAATAAACTTTGCCTCTGATATGGTTCTTTCACCTCATTCATCAAGGTTCTCTTGATAACTAGGGCCTCTCCCCTTTTTCCATCATCAGAATGTTTTGATTAAGGTTCCTCATCTACATGCATGACTTGTGCATGGCCTTCATTTATTCTATCTCTCCTTCCTTTGTGTTGTGGACAGTCAAAGGCTCCATGCCCTTCTTCACCACATTGAAAACAAGTTCCTCTGAAACCACCTCTCCGAGACCCTTGTCCaggccttcctcttcctcttcctcatcattCACTATTATTCTGATTACATGGGCTATATGAATTATCACCCTTTTGATTTCGGCTAGTGCCCACTTCATCATTTTTCTTCAGATCTTCATTTTAGATTCCGAAAGATTTTCCACCACCTCTGTTGCCTTGGGATTTCCCTTTTTGCTTaccttcaaatattttatttaaattttcctccaCTTTCAAAGCAAATTGATATTCTTCTTCAATACTGGCCATTCTGACTAGACTTGGCTCCTCTTAAATACTTGGCCTTAACCCATTCAGATAACAAACAACCTTTTCCTTGTTGGCCTCTGCATGGCctattttgataattattttgtAAAATTCTTTTGTGTACTCCACAAATTTGCTTCTTTGCTTCAACCCTTGTAATTTATTTAGAAAATCTATCTCATAGTCCATAGGCCATAGGAATGAATTATTTCTTCAATTTATCAACCATGCAATCCCATCTGGttatctttccctttcctctttgatTTATGTCTAGTTGGACCTCTTTCCACCACATATTTGCATGACATTCCAGCTTTATCTTTGCAAACTTGACCTGACCTAGGTCTTCTatctcctcatattcaaaatattccTCCAATTAATTAATCCAATCAATCAACTCTTCTGGGTTCAAATTCCCAAAATAATTTGAAACTTCAATTTTGGGTCTCTTCCCAATCTGAGAAATGACCGTCAACAATCAAGCCTAATCCTGATCTATTGCTTCTTCTGATTCACTTGAGGATGAATCTTCAACCTCTCCTTCATCAATTTCTCCTCTCCTCGGATTAAACCCTCTTCTAAACTCTTCCTGCAATGCATCAATCTCTCTCTGGAGGTCTCTCAAACTCTCATTTGCCAAAGCATTTCTTCCGCCAACATTTTTGGCACCAACATTTCTGCCACCATGCATCACTCTTGGAGGCATCTTGAAAATGAGCCCACAATCACAAATCTTGATATGAACTACCTCACTTTCGACAATCTGTCCACACACTCAAGaacaacccgctctgataccacttgatgagggcACAACttgagagaaagaaaaacacaacgATTTGCAATCAAAGACATAGaagataatattttattattgacAAATATGCTATTACAAAAAATGCAATACATGCAATTATAATCTATAGGAATAAATCCTCACAAGCTGCAACACACATCTTACAAAGTTTTCTGTAAACCCTTTACAAAGAAATTTTCCAACCCAAAACCAAACTCTCAAAAACACAACTCCAAAAACTCACATACAACAACTCCAACAACTCACTCCCAAGTTTCTATATATGAGTCTTAAATAGAATTTCTTCTATTTTGGAGCTGGAATTACAatatagaaattaccaaatggcaGACAAATGCCAAAAtatgaaattggaaatttgaaaataCAGGCAGATTTGAAaattaaaacttttcaaaaattgtccaacttctagcagccataacttttgatctgggAATTGAATTTACAAACCGTTTGAAGCTTCAAAAATATCTCTAAGCATAGAATACGTTAAGAATCCACTCTACCAATTCCCTCCATTTTTGGGCCCATTTGACACTatttaatgcctcaaatctgacttgaaagaatttttttagttttttcggGAAGTTGAAACTTTAATAAATTTCAAACCATTTTGACCTAATTCTTTCACCAATGAGCTTATTTTTCCTTCCTTAATCTTCCTGTAAATTTTGAGCTCCATCCGCCTTCAAATAAAAACCTTCTATTTTTGGCAGTCGGCTAGTAAAAGCAGCTTGACAATTATTAGAGTTtcatccaaatgggtatccagaacTGCAACAACAttaatagaaaactaaataaaaagaaatatttttgggtgatgcaggattgcccttacacccCTGGATGCTCCTGCAAcatcttgtcttttggatgcattctaCCTTAAAGCAATAACTCCCGATAAGGCgttgcaatcactttaacatggggcaATACACTTTTCTCAATGTTTTACTTTATGCATACACTATCGCAtattttgatactcaagttactttatGAATTgaaccttttgctttgtaatttggtaaaaaaaaattcatgactcatagtaagcaaatctTACTAGGCTAGCAATCATGATTCTCTCTCCATTTCCCTTATGATGTCCATTTTAccttgatattgaagtagtaagtgttgaatggttgaatggtctagaatactaagaggggggaggggaaaTCAATTGATAACTAAGCTCTTTCTTGAATTCTTTCATAGATCCAGAAAATAACCAGCATAATTGATTGAAATAGATATACTATCAATGCACATACACAaaacaaatcacacaatgaacaccagatatgatatggaaaaaccaagaaggaaaaaacatggagaatgttagttctcaatatataacatcagttaaggtgatttttataataGGATGGATCACTGCCAGAATGTTCACTGTAGGAGGGCTCATTGCCCAAAAAGGTTCACTgtcgaaggaagaagaaagaaaagagaatccaccactgtaACATAATATCCAATGTCGAGATTGCTTCTGGTGCTGCTCAacaacaacacacttcacatatcaacaTTAATTAGATATATCCTTTTTAGTCTCGCACATCTTCCATACATCATTGCCCATATTCATCCTCTTATTTGTATTGTCTTCAaatagcataatattttaagtcggccaaacatagatttgaaaataggtcagcactaaacattctggtggtgaaAGGGagtgagaagtagaccataccacattGCACATCATCAGTCAAATAAACATGTTAGATCCATCACAAATACCCAAACCATGACTCATATGCTACACAAATGTTGTTACTCATTCTTGAATTTTGGATCAAATCCAGACCCAAAATAACACTACCCAACttagcaaaaataagaatggaaccaagatactttTGGGTTTAATTGATCAATACCATATCTAGTAAATAGAGAAATCTGGATCACCATCAACATGAACAAACCACACTGAATATTAACTGTAACACATCTTCCGGATCACCAGAGATTCTAGGAACACATCTTTTGGATCACCAATcccaaaacaatatgttgacatcaatgacaaccatcaacatcacatttaaaacattctccccctttgacattaaggacAAAGGCGAGCATAACTCCCCCTATGAAATTCACTTGCTCCCccaagaggaagcacccaagcactAGTCCAAATAAGAATATTCAAGCAgttcactggaccaatgcacatccaaatgtacatCAATTCAAATAGGaagggtaatacccctaacttctattggagatactcaaaagtatccttacacaACACCTTTGTTAAGATATATGCTCTTAGGTATATAATCAAGCTTTACTTCATTTTCCAACACCTTTTCTCTtagaaagtgatagagaatagATATATCctttgttttggaatgttgtaccagatttttagaaatatttatgcactggtgttatcacacacAATTGAGATTGGTTCATTAAACAATACACTGATATCCTTCAAAGCCCACTTCATCCATAGTATCTATGTGCAACATGAATATGTCACAATATATTTAGCCTCAAATTTAGATAGAGACACAAAATCCTACTTCTTACTAGACCAAGTAACCAGCTGGGAGCCACGAAAGAATGCCTCAACACTTGTacatttcctatcatcaacactctTGACCCAATCTACATCTAGATAAGTTGTCAAAGTGAAATATGAATTtatgggataccacaaaccaaactcttctattctttttaaatatctaaaaattctttttattgccacaacatgtgattcttttggttcttgttgaagCCACCAAGGAAACTACATACATAATATTCGGTCGGGTAGAAATCATATATAACGGTCCTCTAATTATTGATCTATACTAACTTGCATCGACTTTAGaagatttatcatcttttgttaacttgCATTTGgtgaattctccaacccaaacttctctAACAACTCTTTAAAGTATTTAGACtaagaaataaaaattcctttactattcttatttacttgtacaccaagaaagaaatttaactcaccaaacatggacatctcaaattgcTTCTGCATGTCCTTAACAAAATTTCTGCATACGCCTTCATTTCcttcaaatattatgtcatcaacataaactacaatAATTAAGATTTTATCTGAGTCAATTTTGTAATAAAGACTACTATTAGTAGATCCCTTTTGAAAACtttgatcaatcaaatacttatctagccttccatagCAAGCTCTAGGATGccattttaatccatatagagccttcttcaatctgcaaacaatttTTGGATCATCTGCCAACTTAAATCCTTTCAGTTGTTCGATGTAAACTACTTCTTTCAGCTCTCCATAAAAAAATGCTAGCtttacattcatttgataaaccttgaaatccttaaaatctataaaagcaagaaACATCCCAATTGCTTCCATTTGAGCAATAGGGGcatgtctcctcaaagtcaatgccttcaacttgtgtgtaaccttttcaaaccaacctttctttatttctca includes:
- the LOC131876604 gene encoding uncharacterized protein LOC131876604, producing the protein MDACHMLLGKPWQFDRSGVHHGHSNTYTLTKDEVLHKLKPLREVEEKVCSNSRIFFVDGRKFLEGMKHEPVCFSLIHRVDKEDSVEVPVEVSGLLDEFQDIMFDNVLKGLPLVSKISHQIDLILGANLSNKAAHRMTLPENEELDQ